The window AGCATTCTCGTAAATATCCGAAGGTTTCAAATAGTGACAGCCATAATGAGGCGCCAGCGCGAGATTTGTTAATCTTCGTTTTATTGTCTTACCTATTCTTTCTGCCCCCATCTCCTCATAAAGAATTTTGACGAAATGTTTTACTTTAACTGGTTTGCCAATCTTTAATTCTATACCGCTTTTTTTCAGTTGTGCCAAAACCTTCGCCCGCTGATCAAAATTTTCATTCAAGTGTTTATTCACCTCGGTCAGCGAACCAGTGCAGGCGCTGCAAAGGGTGCAGATATGTAAACCCTGTTCTTCAGCCGTAAGGATGTTGCGTGCCGCCATCAAGAAATAGGTATCATAATGGACGGATTTAAGTGGAAATCCACAGCACTCAAAATCATCAATGTCAATAAGTTCAATACCTAATGTCGATGCCACAACCCTTGCCGAAATCTCGTAATTTCTACCCCGACCCAAGACCGTACAACCCGGAAAAAATGCATATTTCATAAAACCTCACTTCATAAACTATTTATCAATACTCTGTGGTGCAAGGAGTTGATCAACTCCCGTGAACTTCATGATCTTTTCAGTAAAGCCTTTTGTTTTTGAAACCCTGGGTAGTCCCAGCGCGGCACGCTTATTATTGTCGAATTCATCAATTTCATAGAGTCTCCCCAGTTTTTTCAGCAGTTCTAGTTGCTGGATAAATGCTTTGGGCACATAACCTTCTTTTACGGCAATATTTTTAACGGCATTCATCACTTCGGTGAATCGCACACCCTGGGGACATCTTTCCGTGCAGGCGTAACAACCGGAACAAAGCCATATAAAATCATTCCCGAGGACCCTTTTTTTCATGCCTAAAAGAATCATTCTGATAATTTTTCTTGGATTATATCTATCATCAATCTCGCGCACCGGACAACTCGCCGTGCAGATACCGCAGGCAAAACATAATTTGATCTTCTCGCC is drawn from candidate division WOR-3 bacterium and contains these coding sequences:
- a CDS encoding CoB--CoM heterodisulfide reductase iron-sulfur subunit B family protein, which encodes MKYAFFPGCTVLGRGRNYEISARVVASTLGIELIDIDDFECCGFPLKSVHYDTYFLMAARNILTAEEQGLHICTLCSACTGSLTEVNKHLNENFDQRAKVLAQLKKSGIELKIGKPVKVKHFVKILYEEMGAERIGKTIKRRLTNLALAPHYGCHYLKPSDIYENAEDPENPKSLDELIAITGAKVINYPEKLRCCGAGILAVNEDAAYALTRPKLKELARDSADAMVLMCPFCSVMYDDNQRKIEQKFQEQYNLPVLYYPQVLGLAMGLEPRTLGLQMNRVSTKRILEKIM
- a CDS encoding 4Fe-4S dicluster domain-containing protein, coding for MSDIDPKFKYQVAQESGGEKIKLCFACGICTASCPVREIDDRYNPRKIIRMILLGMKKRVLGNDFIWLCSGCYACTERCPQGVRFTEVMNAVKNIAVKEGYVPKAFIQQLELLKKLGRLYEIDEFDNNKRAALGLPRVSKTKGFTEKIMKFTGVDQLLAPQSIDK